A region of the Lycium barbarum isolate Lr01 chromosome 1, ASM1917538v2, whole genome shotgun sequence genome:
AAATCGTGCAATTACTTCATTTTTAAAGGGTAAGTTTAGTGTCCAAGATTGATATCCTCACTTATAATTATTAATAATTCACAGAAGGAAAAGAATTTAATATGTAAAATTTTAGTTGATAATCGAATGACTATTTTGTTCAATCTAAATTCTATTTTAAAAAGGTAAAAAAGACATACGACATTTCACGCACGAAGATCCCTAGCAAGATGTTGTTTGCCTTTTTACCCTTTATAAATAGGTTTCACATTAGACATAATTgtaatttaattattttcctaatatttATGAATTTGAATTCAACTACAATTTTGATTGTTACATCTTTCATTatttgaactatgtagaaaatcTTAATATTTAGAACTGTAAAATTGATTAATATTTTACTTCGTATAAATAATTTTCGTGTTTAAATTATGTAATATAACCGTAATACCTTCCATGTAATTATAGTATTGATAATTTATAAGGTCGAACAATGCAATAGATCAGTAACCTTAAAACATTAAGTTGTGGCTTGTCTGCACAAACTTAATTCGTGTTCGACCTTTCAACTTTGGTCAAGAATTTTGTCAACCTGATTAACTTTAAATAATAATTGTTTGTGGAATTTAAATGACACTTGTATATAATGTTTTAAGTTGATCTTTGTTACTTGCAAGAACTCGGGGTCCGAGGAAGTATGTGTTCCATTCCATAGTTATTTCTTAATTTAATATCTCCATTCAAAATCTTGGAGGGCATTATTCAAATAGAACTTCATTGTTTTACAATGTGCATTACTTCTGTAatgatttttttatatttagttccATTCTCCCTACTCTAATTCCACTTCGACAATTACGTTGGTGAACTACAAAAGAAAAACTTACCACGAAACCTACCTAGTGTGAATTGAAAAGTGCAGGAATTTTAGATGGAAAGGaatggaaaaattaaaattctaAATAATAGGAAATAATTAAATGACTATTTCTAAttattaggaaaataattataTAGTATTCTAAATTTTGATAGGAACAAAATTCAgtccaaattttatttttgatgTACACTAAAACAAAATAGTAAATCACATAAACAAAAGATAAGGAAAGATTAAAAGAGGAAGTCCCGTGTTCTACTACCTCTTTGCCAGAactcttttatataaataggtTCTTTTTTTAAACATGAGTGGAATTCTTTTGGTTCATGATAAGAGACTTTTGAAAACAACCTAATGAATTTATCGAGTAACGGGATTGTATTACCCGTAACAGTAATATAAAAGAGGAACCAAAGAAGAACATGGTCATCTGCAATATTAAATATCAATTAACAACTTTAATAAATCACATTACAAGGAGAAAATGTTCTTTTTTTAAACACGAGTGGAATTCTTTTTGGTTCAGAGACTTctgaaaataatataataaatttGTTGAGTAACAGGATATATTACTTGTATCAGTAACATAAAAGAGGAACCAAAGAAGAGCATATTCATCTGCAACACGAAATATCAATTAACAACTTTAATAAATCACATTGCAAGAAGAAAACTAAAGTAAAAGCCAAAGAAATAAAAGCTAAATCGTATATGCAATTTGATCATATGCTCAAAGTGGAATTAGAATGAAAAGAAATACaaaaacaaaaaggaagaagACATTAGATACAGGACCATGGAATTAGAATGAAAAGaaatacaaaaacaaaaagaagaagacatTAGATATATGACCATGAATCACTAATACAATGGTGAGAGTGCAATATACCAAAGAACATTATATATAAAAGCAATAGGCGGTGAAAAAGTTGAAAACGACTCCATAGCTAGTTCGATTACGAGAATCTATTTAAATACGGAAAGATTTAATATTAAAATTATAGTTGATTTCAAAATCTTAAATATTAGGAGAATAACTAAATTGACTATTCCAAAAtattagaaaaataattaaatcacTATTTTTAAATATTAGGAAAATAATAAATGACAATTTTATCTATTGCAAAGTctttttaatgaagggcaaaaagttcaatcaatatttctgaggtcgttcgtgcttttaatatagtatagatatagATTAGTACCTCTTTTCTCTAtttattttgataattttttttggtGAAAGTGTTTTCTTTAATAATTGTTTAAATCGTTAATTCATTTAGCCAGCTGATCAGATTTAATATCAGTGTAGCTATTTCAtgggaaaaaagaaaacaaaaggttTCAGACGAATTTGGGTTGTTTGCAGTTAGGAAAAGGTGTTCGTTCTATCTCCATCTTCCCTTTTTCTTCACTGTAAAAGGCAATCCCGGCATATCTCCTTTCTATATTAGAtctatattttgtaatcttcttcTTTTTATCTAAAGGGGGTGTTTTTGTTTGTATATACATCTAATATATTTTCATCAAACCTTCTAGAGGTACTAGATTTCTTGCAGCATTTCTCAATAATTTTCCGATTTCTTGTATAATTCAAGATTGAAGGATCCCATTTTTTTTGGCATCATCTTTGTATTTTTCTACCTCTGCATGATCAATGTCATTTCTTTGATCATTTTGCATGTTACTATACTCAAAAAAGCATACACATAAATGTCCTTTTCTCTCCCTTTGTCATAAGTTATAGTCTGACtctgaaagaaaaattaaaacgTTCATGAGTTTAGATCCTTAGTACTGATCATATGTCATAAACTATGCAAAGGTAATTGAATAGTTTTCAAATAGTTCTTAAGTTGAAACTAGCTTACTGAACGATTCCATCTATCACTTTCATCATTTCTCAAAGTCAGAAATCTAAAATTTAGAATTTAAGCTTGGTCATTGGTTGGACATTAGTAAGGTCCGATATTCATTCTTTGCTCAAATAGGAAGGTGACAATCTCGATCTAGCGACCATCTATCAGTTTTGTCATTTCTCCATGTCAGAAATCTAAAATTTAGAATTTAAGCCTGGTCATTAGTTAGACATTAGTAAGGTTCGGTATTGGTTCTTTGCTCAAATTGGTGACAGTCTCAATCTACTGACGTGATTCGGTATTATTTTGCTTGCACATTAATGGATAACGAcaagtcttcttcttcttcatcaacaTATCCATATAACACAGCTCCTCCTCCACCTTCTACaaatcaacaaccatcatataATCCCTCTAACAATAATTCTAGTCCATATCCTCCTCCTGGTTCTGttccatatccatatccatatcctcAATACCTTCATTATCATCCACCTCTTTACACTACTCAACATTCTGGTCACTTTAATTACCATCATCCACCAGAATTAGCTCCTAGACCACACCAGACCAATACCCCTTTAGACTATAGTAATTATCCTCCACCATCACATATTGTCCATGCTCCTTATATGTACCATACATATCACCCTCCCCCTCCTCCTACAATATCGTCTTCTTCTAGACCTGTTCTTCAACAACAAGGGAGTTTTCAATATGGTAATTCATCTCAAGGTCCTCTAGAGAGGCAACCATCGAAAGACCGTGCATCTTCTCCTAGGCTCCAACACCAAAATAGTTTGTCATCGGTTAGTAGTTCCAGTGCAAGTGGTGTATCGTCCGTAAATAGTTCATTGGCTAGCTCTGATCATGGTAAAAATGAACCTCATCCACCTATAGATGATCACTTAGCAAATATGCATTTGTATGAAAATCCCGCTCCTGCCTCCGCCCCTGCATTAGCGACATATCACTTGGGACCAAGACCTATATATGGACATCCTAATGCTTCATTTTCAAAGGGGGAAGCATCTCCTATGGTCCAATCCGAGCCGTCTCATAGACCAACTCATTCAAGAACAAGTAGCGGTGAACTACAAAATAATTGGGGTATGCAAGTTATGCCATTTATGCCTTCTAAAAATGTTTTGCTCTTACATGGGAATCTTGATATTTGGGTATTTGAAGCAAGGAACCTCCCAAACTTGGACGTGTTCCACAAAACCATAGGGGATATGTTTAACAAAATGGGCAACAATGGGCAACTTGGTAATATGACAAGCGATCCATATGTCTCGATTATATTAGCAGGCGCGGTTATTGGGCGTACTTATGTCATAAACAATAACGAAAATCCTGTGTGGATGCAACATTTTAATGTACCTCTTGCACATTATGCTTCTGAAGTACAATTTCTTGTCAAGGATAATGATATGGTAGGTTCCCAGCTTATAGGGACAGTAGCAGTCCCGGTAGAACATATATACGGAGGGGGAAAAGTCGAAGGGTTCTTTCCAATATTGAATAATGGAAAACCTTGCAAAGCTGGAGCTGTTTTAAGGATATCAGTTCAGTATTACCCAATGGATCAATTAAGCTTTTACCATCATGGAGTTGGAGCAGGTCCCGAGTATTATGGGGTTCCCGGGACTTATTTTCCGCTGAGGATGGGTGGATCAGTTACTCTTTATCAAGATGCTCATGTGCCTGATGGATGTCTTCCAAATTTAAAGCTTGATTATGGGATGCAATACGCGCATGGAAAGTGCTGGTGCGATATATTTGATGCAATATGCCAAGCCCGACGATTGATATACATTACTGGATGGTCAGTGTGGCATAAAGTGAGACTGGTTAGAGATGATGCTTCTGTAGAAGCTAGCGATCTCGGGGAACTTTTGAAGTCAAAATCACAAGAAGGAGTGAGAGTGCTGCTTCTTGTGTGGGATGACCCCACCTCAAGAAGCATCCTTGGCTATAAAACGGTAAATCAATGTATTTGTCATGAACTGCTAAACTCTTTTTTGTGTGAAGCAATTGCATAATCAAGAATCTTCAAGGGACTCGAATAAATCTGTGCATTAGGTTATTGTTGGAAAGATCTTTTTGATTGTCTGATTTGGAGTCTTTCGTgtaccttttttctttttttcagatGATGGTGGAAAGTCTCTGGAAGAATATATTTGTCTATTCACATGCAGACAATGCTAAGCTGAATTCATATTGTTTGTTAATTAGTTATCAAGGCACAATGACATTTAAATTAAGCTACGCCAAGAGTGAGTTTATAACCGCTAGACAGTAAAGCTTGTACATCAACTAACAACACTGAAAAGAATCCATGTCCCTTATATGCAAGATTTCTTGTAATTCTATCATATCTTCGGCTGGTGCATTTGTTCATATCATCATTCCTGGTCATATTAAATGCTGAAGTACCTCTATTTTAGGATTACCTTAACTATGGTAATATGTCTTTAACCTTCTGTTCTTTATATGAGCTTGTTGGCATTTAGTTAATGTTCTTCAGGGAATGTAATGTTATTTTAGTTATTAATGATCAAATTCGAAAAACATGCAGGATGGCCTCATGGCAACCCACGATGAAGAAACTCGTCGTTTTTTCAAGCATTCATCTGTGCAAGTGTTGCTTTGTCCTCGTGTGGCAGGAAAACGTCACAGCTGGGCCAAGCAGAGGGTACTTTAGTTATAAATGATGTCTTTAGTTTCTCTTGATTATCATTTTCGCAATGTACTGCCTGTCGTTCCTAATGTGGTAATTGAGACTCTCTAGTATAAGAAGTTTATATCCTGGTGTCGCTCTTCCAGATACTACTTAATCAAGATTTATTATTTATTTCCCGGACTTATGTCTTGTAAATCTGCTATTCAGGAAGTTGGAGTAATTTATACACATCATCAGAAAACCGTGATAGTGGATGCTGATGCAGGAAACAATCAAAGAAAGATCATAGCTTTTGTTGGAGGACTTGACTTGTGTGATGGACGATATGATACTCCAGACCATCCGATATTTAGAACGCTGCAGACAGTGCACTCAGATGACTATCATAATCCCACTTATGCAGTAACTTAATATCCTTGCTATCACTTAGCTTGCATTTGGATATATTGGTTAGGAATTATTCATTTGGTTCCCGATTTTTCcaccattgtttttttttaagtgaACAAGTATGACACTTTACACAATTTGAGCTTCTTACTCCATTTGCATTGACTTTACAAGCTTCTTCCTGATCTCAAAATGAATAAATTTGTTTCCCTATTTTTATGTTCCTAATATGTATATTTATTCTGTTTTCCCCGTTTTATTTTCAATGTTATGTAACTCAACAAGGTAAACGAAAATCAGTCTTTACATTTTCTGTACACCGAAATAATTTATGATATCATCATTGTTTCCTCTACACATTTCCAACTAATATTCATGATTTCCATTTTCAGCTATCATTTCAATAATTATTTCTAGTCAAATGTGGTGTTAAATTTGCACCTAGAGGAGTATAATCTGCACCAATTTGGTTGATAAGCTAATACAGCTTTTAATATTTGGAATAAAAGTAGTTTTGTCTTTCTATTTTTCCCAAGGAAGAGAAAGAGCTTTGCCCCTATATATATCTTCATGTTCTAAGTGATAGAAGTTCTGGCATGGCAATTATGCTTAGTCGAAGCCTTGTTGGATAGAGTTACCTGGTGCTTGTGTTGGTGTGAGGTAGtaggttatcaaaaaaaaaaattatgcttaGTTGAGCGAAGTCATTCAATTTGTACTGGAAGAGAAAAATGTTCAACATACTGATCTGAATTGAGTTAAACTTGCTTTTCTAAGATTTCAATCACAATCTGGATGCCCGAAGTTATGTTTAGACCTAACAGTTGCTATTTTAGGTGTGCTTTGTTGCAATGTTTTTAGGGATGGAAATAATTCATGTCCTACCATGTACCCTTCCACctatatataaacatcattctTAGTATTTCTTGGATTGTAATCCATCTAACGTACTTAACATAGGATATTACTAGTTGTCCAAGAGAACCGTGATAGGACTTCACTTGTTCCGTGCAGTTTCCTTTCTTACTATTTGTTAGACAGTAATCCATATGAATGTACTTAACAGGGGAGTACTACTGGTTGTCCAAGAGAACCATGGCATGACTTGCACTGTAAAATTGATGGTCCAGCAGCATATGATGTTCTGAAAAACTTTGAGGAACGCTGGTTGAAGGCTTCAAAGCCCCAGGGCATCAGAAAGTTGAAGAAGACGTATGATGATTCTTTGCTCCGAATAGAAAGAATGCCTGAAATTCTTAGTATTTCTGAGACTTCATCTACGAGCAGCAACGATCCTGATAATTGGCATGTACAGGTGAGTTATTAACTTAATACTAATAGAGTGTTAGAGATGAATTGGAGTATTAGCATTGGTCTTACAGATACATTTTCTTTCCATTCTTATACAGATTTTCCGCTCTATTGACTCGAATTCAGTCAAAGGATTTCCGAAGGATCCCAAAGAAGCTACAATGAAGGTAAGAAAGAAAGGTGGAAAAGGGTTTTCATGGACGGAATTGTGTTGCAAAATATGATTTTGGAGTTAATCTAATGATATTTTCTTGCAGAACCTGGTATGCGGCAAAAATGTACTTATTGACATGAGTATTCACACAGCTTATGTGAAAGCCATTCGTTCTGCGCAACATTTCGTTTACATTGAAAATCAGTACTTCATTGGTTCCTCATACAATTGGAGTCAATATAACGACGTGGGTAAGAAATTATTCTTCTCTATGTAAACCATTATCATGGAGGGTTACTCTATGATGAATAAGTATACCTAAGATACTTGTTAATCTTACAGGAAAGCCTATTGACTGTATTTTTAAGATCTCACTACTCAAGCCATATCTGCAACTAGACCAAAGACTTATCTGATTGTCGGTTTAGACTCATATACTCTAACTCTATGCACCCCTTTTTTTCCACTAATGCACAAGCATTTTAGGCACTATATAAGCTTAGCCGTTCCCTTTGTGGAACCAACATCCTCCTCAAGCTCATTCTTGACATTTTAGAGAATCCAACTGCATTTGTGTAGCATTCTTTGGGATGACCAGCTTTCTACACTGGAGAAACTGAGACTTTCGCACACCACTTATTGGATGTCACTCTTTTATTTTCCTTTAGAAAAAAGGGAGATGGGTTTGGAGGTGTCATGAGTGGGTTTTGCATATGTCAAAAACTCTGATGACATTAAAGGGGACCAGAAGGACGAGATTTTTCAGTTAATCAGTTATACACCTACAGTTTCCTCGCATTTCAAAAGATGCACATATAAGAATGACTTAGCAATTGATAGCATCAGCTGCAACAAATATAACAGGTAGTAAATATTCTTTAAAGAAACATTTCAAAATCCTGTCCTCCTCAGATGAAAGAAACAGGATGGGAAATTTTTCCTAGTGGTAGATCATGTTCCTGAGATCCGTTTATCAAAAAATACTGGTATATCTTTTCAAATAAAGTAATTTTATGTTTATAACCATTCATTTATCTTAAACATAGGTACTTAATGTTTGGTTAACTGAATTTACCTTACAACAAGTTCACATATCCTGGGAGAATGATATAATACTTTGGTTTTCCTCATTCTTCTGTCTCCTTAGCATTTCAGATACCTGAACATTCTGCTTTATGCAGGAGCCAATAATCTGATTCCTATGGAAATTGCACTTAAAATTTGCGAAAAGATTAGAGCACATCAAAGGTTTGCAGCATATATTGTCATCCCAATGTGGCCAGAGGGTAATCCAACTGGAGCTGCTACACAGAGAATTCTTTTTTGGCAGGTAAAAACTACCTAAATTGTCGAGCTGTACTCAGTGGCGGATACAGAGTGTTACGTGCCGGTTCATAGAAACCTAATAGCTTTTGCTCAAACCCTGTATATCTATTAAAATATCCACTATCTATGGGTGTTTGAGTGTGAACCCaattattattttatatcaacttGAAGTCATTGTAGGaatccataaacttcaaatcgtGGATTCGTCTCTGGCTGTAGTCACCATGCTACATCTTCTTATATTAGTGTGTGAACATTGTGGATATGAAGTTTCCAGCTTCACACATTATTAATTTTTCTGCTAATAGTAGTAGTTTGTGCAAGTGAATCTTAAGAGTGTGCGTTGGTTGGCAGCATAAGACGATACAAATGATGTACGAGACTATTTATAAGACTTTAGTGGAGGTTGGCCTTGAGGACGCTTTCTCTCCACAAGATTATTTGAACTTCTTCTGTCTTGGTAACCGTGAGGCTGATGTAGGGGAAAATGAGAATTCGGGTGCTGCTAACACTCCTCAGGTACTTCCCTACGACCTTCCTTCTCGAACGAAAGAACTCAAAGTTCCTAAATCCAATGGATTTTTGCATTTCTCTTTACTTTACTCATCTTTAAATGGCTAATCACATCATTGCAAGATGGAACTTTTGCTTGATGCTTTTCTTGAAGGATAAGCTTCAGTAAAAACGCTGATTACTAGAAGCTTTGCATTTTAGTTTTCTTATATATTTATTGAATAATTCTCTGCCTAGACTCTAGCCTGCAAAGTTCACGTTAGTTATCACTTATGACGTTGCAGGCACTAAGTCGAAAATACAGAAGatttatgatttatgttcattCTAAAGGAATGATTGTGGATGATGAGTATGTCATAGTGGGATCTGCAAACATCAATCAACGCTCGCTAGAGGGTACCAGAGACACGGAGATAGCAATGGGAGCATATCAACCGTATCATACATGGGCAAGAAATCAATCGAATCCCAGTGGACAGGTGATCATTGAGAAAAATTCTATGTATACCTGAATAATTTGATTGAATCTTTAAACCCAGAAAAAACTTTGGCTTCTCTATGAACTTAAAAATTCTTCTCCACTTTAAGGAAACTATTTAGTATTCTGCTTCTGATTTTACTAcacgataaatgagaaaccagcTGGATCATGAGATCTCCAACTCCATTTATCAAATAAGGTCCTATTATACTTTTCAAAATTTATACGTTCCAGTCTCTTACACGGTGCAAAACACGCATCTGTCGAACAAATAAATAATCAAGTTCTCTAAACAAGTATGTAATGTTCTCTACAGAATTTCTTTTGCCTTTTCAATTGCAAACTGATACTGAATGTCTGTAATTGCTATTGATACTTTCGTAAAGCAAAGTCTTTTGACATTTCAAACTTGCTCCATATTTCCTACGTTTTCTTATCCCCCAATGTGAATCTTGAGTCATTTTCTGTTTATGATGGAGCTGCAGAAAATGTAACGTACATTATACATATTACGAAAAGTAACTGCAGAATAAGGTGGTTAAGATTGAATCCCCTAATTTTGTAAAAGATCACCCTCGGAGTACCTATGTGGTGAACTTTATTGTCTCACAAATGATTTATGTGTCAATTTATTTTGTGTAGATATTTAGATATAGAATGTCTCTGTGGGCTGAGCATCTTGGAGTTGTCGATGACTACTTCACCCGACCAGAGTCTCTAGAGTGCGTTAGGCGGGTTAGATCGATGGGTGAAGCAAACTGGAAACAATTTTCAGCTGACGAAGTAACTGAAATGAGAGGCCACCTCCTAAAGTACCCTGTTGAAGTTGATAGAAGAGGCAAGGTGAAAAGTCTTCCTGGATTTGAAGAATTTCCAGATGTTGGTGGTGACATAATTGGATCATTCCTTGCCATTCAAGAAAATCTTACCATTTAAATTTTGTCATTTCTTTCCTAACATGTACTTGGAGATTACTAATAAGACAAATTGGTGGACTAAACTCCCACTATGCATAGACTGCAGGGGTGATGAGGTTATATATACTgcttgaacccgtgacctcctagtCACATGACAACCACTCTTGTTGTTGCGTCAATGCTCCCATTTATTTAGAGACTACTTCACTACAAGAAACTTGAATTAGCTGTGAACTTTGTTGCTAATGCGTCACTAAATAGGATTAGCGATAGATTATGTTGTTTAGCTTCGGGATTTATTCGCTGGcaattccttttttttcttttttagtagtgtttgtaCAAAATTATATTAGGTCTCTCAAGAATGGAGGTGTTCCGTTCATTGTTAAAGATTTAACATATAGAAAGAGGTAGAAAAGAGGGTGTCAAGAATGGAGTTTTGTGTCCATTGATTCATAGAATTTAACATACAGAAAAAGTTAGTGTGATGAGTCTGAGTGTTTAGTAAAAAAAATTAGTTTAGTTATTTTTTTCCAAGGTTTTTGCTTCGAGTTAATTATGTGAGGTCTGCAAGCTCGCAAACATTTGTGAATTGGGCCACTTATAAAAACAACATAATTACTTTGTTTTGATAGCTTCAATGCTTCTACCTATATTTCACACAAAAGGCAAGGGTCAAGGTTCTATTCCTTCTTGAAAATTAAGGTATaaactattaaaaaaaataaggtgtaaaaaaaataaaaaaaataaaaattgtgcaAATGCCGTAGATAACTGCCCACTCCCCAAACCAATAGCTTAACAAAAGAACGTGGAGCAGCCCCACTTCCTACACATACTAATAAACCAACAAATTATATGAACTTCCCTTcaatctcatatatatatatacagctaTTTACTTAATTCTTTCCACTCCTCATGG
Encoded here:
- the LOC132633021 gene encoding phospholipase D gamma 1-like; translation: MDNDKSSSSSSTYPYNTAPPPPSTNQQPSYNPSNNNSSPYPPPGSVPYPYPYPQYLHYHPPLYTTQHSGHFNYHHPPELAPRPHQTNTPLDYSNYPPPSHIVHAPYMYHTYHPPPPPTISSSSRPVLQQQGSFQYGNSSQGPLERQPSKDRASSPRLQHQNSLSSVSSSSASGVSSVNSSLASSDHGKNEPHPPIDDHLANMHLYENPAPASAPALATYHLGPRPIYGHPNASFSKGEASPMVQSEPSHRPTHSRTSSGELQNNWGMQVMPFMPSKNVLLLHGNLDIWVFEARNLPNLDVFHKTIGDMFNKMGNNGQLGNMTSDPYVSIILAGAVIGRTYVINNNENPVWMQHFNVPLAHYASEVQFLVKDNDMVGSQLIGTVAVPVEHIYGGGKVEGFFPILNNGKPCKAGAVLRISVQYYPMDQLSFYHHGVGAGPEYYGVPGTYFPLRMGGSVTLYQDAHVPDGCLPNLKLDYGMQYAHGKCWCDIFDAICQARRLIYITGWSVWHKVRLVRDDASVEASDLGELLKSKSQEGVRVLLLVWDDPTSRSILGYKTDGLMATHDEETRRFFKHSSVQVLLCPRVAGKRHSWAKQREVGVIYTHHQKTVIVDADAGNNQRKIIAFVGGLDLCDGRYDTPDHPIFRTLQTVHSDDYHNPTYAGSTTGCPREPWHDLHCKIDGPAAYDVLKNFEERWLKASKPQGIRKLKKTYDDSLLRIERMPEILSISETSSTSSNDPDNWHVQIFRSIDSNSVKGFPKDPKEATMKNLVCGKNVLIDMSIHTAYVKAIRSAQHFVYIENQYFIGSSYNWSQYNDVGANNLIPMEIALKICEKIRAHQRFAAYIVIPMWPEGNPTGAATQRILFWQHKTIQMMYETIYKTLVEVGLEDAFSPQDYLNFFCLGNREADVGENENSGAANTPQALSRKYRRFMIYVHSKGMIVDDEYVIVGSANINQRSLEGTRDTEIAMGAYQPYHTWARNQSNPSGQIFRYRMSLWAEHLGVVDDYFTRPESLECVRRVRSMGEANWKQFSADEVTEMRGHLLKYPVEVDRRGKVKSLPGFEEFPDVGGDIIGSFLAIQENLTI